In the Pithys albifrons albifrons isolate INPA30051 chromosome 3, PitAlb_v1, whole genome shotgun sequence genome, one interval contains:
- the RPL18A gene encoding large ribosomal subunit protein eL20, with protein sequence MKASGTLREYKVVGRCLPTPKCTTPPLYRMRIFAPNHVVAKSRFWYFVSQLKKMKKSSGEIVYCGQVYEKSPLRVKNFGIWLRYDSRSGTHNMYREYRDLTTAGAVTQCYRDMGARHRARAHSIQIMKVEEIAASKCRRPAVKQFHDSKIKFPLPHRVLRRQHKPRFTTKRPNTFY encoded by the exons ATGAAGGCGTCGGGCACC CTGCGGGAGTACAAGGTGGTCGGGCGGTGCCTGCCCACGCCGAAATGCACGACCCCTCCTCTGTACCGCATGCGGATCTTTGCTCCGAACCACGTCGTCGCCAAGTCCCGGTTCTGGTACTTCGTCTCTCAGctgaagaagatgaaaaagtCTTCTGGAGAGATTGTGTACTGTGGCCAG GTGTATGAGAAATCCCCTCTGCGGGTAAAGAATTTTGGTATCTGGTTGCGCTACGATTCTCGTAGTGGAACCCACAACATGTACAGGGAGTACAGAGATTTGAccacagctggagctgtcacTCAGTGCT ACCGTGACATGGGAGCCCGTCACCGTGCCCGTGCTCACTCTATTCAGATCATGAAAGTTGAGGAAATCGCTGCCAGCAAGTGCCGCAGACCAGCTGTCAAGCAGTTCCAT GATTCTAAAATCAAGTTCCCTCTGCCACACAGAGTTCTGCGTCGCCAGCACAAACCACGTTTCACCACCAAGAGACCAAATACTTTCTATTAA